A single Oncorhynchus kisutch isolate 150728-3 linkage group LG19, Okis_V2, whole genome shotgun sequence DNA region contains:
- the LOC109910361 gene encoding ETS domain-containing protein Elk-3-like isoform X3: protein MESAITLWQFLLQLLLDQSHKHLICWTSDDGEFKLLKSEEVAKLWGLRKNKTNMNYDKLSRALRYYYDKNIIKKVIGQKFVYKFVSFPEILKMDPATVEMGVRGCDETGGALSEGEGDEEGMRGGPPGRNEYLHSGLYSSFTVSSLQHPQDLLRPPDLLRPIKVEPRHDHHDDSGTVIRFVQNRSHKDGALPVVSLPSSPPPSSNEGYYLSKPSPRLAYSSSCSSSPSHSPTHTLWRARSPARETDESEQSAQPLNLSSGHRDRGQVTPTPEKRGLANSVPPKTRKPKGLEISAPSLLLTANDIGSIALNSPALPSGSLTPAFFTAQTPSGLILTPSPLLSSIHFWSSLSPGGSLSPARLQGHGPLFQVTHTHSL, encoded by the exons atggAGAGTGCCATCACGTTGTGGCAGTTCCTGCTGCAGCTGTTATTGGACCAGAGCCACAAGCACCTGATCTGCTGGACGTCTGACGACGGGGAGTTTAAACTGCTCAAGTCCGAAGAGGTGGCCAAGCTGTGGGGCCTGAGGAAGAACAAGACCAACATGAACTATGACAAGCTGAGCCGCGCCCTGCGTTACTACTATGACAAG aACATCATCAAGAAGGTGATTGGCCAGAAGTTTGTGTACAAATTTGTGTCCTTTCCAGAGATCCTGAAGATGGACCCCGCGACAGTGGAGATGGGTGTGCGGGGGTGTGATGAGACTGGTGGGGCCCtgtcagagggggagggggatgaggaggggatgaggggcgGCCCCCCAGGGAGGAACGAGTACCTCCACTCAGGACTCTACTCCTCCTTTACTGTCAGCTCCCTCCAGCATCCCCAGGACCTCCTCCGCCCCCCTGATCTGCTCCGGCCAATCAAGGTGGAGCCTCGACATGATCACCATGATGACAGTGGCACAGTGATTCGCTTTGTTCAGAACCGCAGCCATAAGGACGGGGCACTGCCGGTGGTGTCGCTGCCTTCATCCCCACCACCTTCCTCAAACGAGGGCTATTATTTGTCCAAACCTTCCCCAAGGCTAGCCTACTCCtcgtcctgctcctcctccccatcACACAGCCCCACCCACACACTCTGGAGGGCACGGAGCCCCGCCCGTGAGACTGATGAATCAGAGCAGAGTGCTCAACCCCTTAACCTATCATCTGGTCACAGAGACCGTGGCCAGGTCACACCCACGCCAGAGAAGAGGGGCTTAGCCAATAGCGTCCCGCCAAAAACCAGGAAGCCAAAAGGCCTGGAGATATCTGCACCCTCCCTGCTCCTGACAGCCAATGACATCGGATCTATCGCCCTCAACAGTCCTGCGCTGCCCTCTGGGTCCCTAACACCAGCCTTCTTCACTGCACAG ACTCCCTCAGGTCTCATCCTCACCCCCAGTCCCCTGCTGTCCAGTATCCATTTCTGGAGCAGTCTGAGTCCTGGAGGATCCCTGAGCCCCGCTCGCCTGCAGGGCCATGGACCCCTGTtccaggtgacacacacacactctctctaa
- the LOC109910361 gene encoding ETS domain-containing protein Elk-3-like isoform X2 codes for MESAITLWQFLLQLLLDQSHKHLICWTSDDGEFKLLKSEEVAKLWGLRKNKTNMNYDKLSRALRYYYDKNIIKKVIGQKFVYKFVSFPEILKMDPATVEMGVRGCDETGGALSEGEGDEEGMRGGPPGRNEYLHSGLYSSFTVSSLQHPQDLLRPPDLLRPIKVEPRHDHHDDSGTVIRFVQNRSHKDGALPVVSLPSSPPPSSNEGYYLSKPSPRLAYSSSCSSSPSHSPTHTLWRARSPARETDESEQSAQPLNLSSGHRDRGQVTPTPEKRGLANSVPPKTRKPKGLEISAPSLLLTANDIGSIALNSPALPSGSLTPAFFTAQTPSGLILTPSPLLSSIHFWSSLSPGGSLSPARLQGHGPLFQWISPVLSICL; via the exons atggAGAGTGCCATCACGTTGTGGCAGTTCCTGCTGCAGCTGTTATTGGACCAGAGCCACAAGCACCTGATCTGCTGGACGTCTGACGACGGGGAGTTTAAACTGCTCAAGTCCGAAGAGGTGGCCAAGCTGTGGGGCCTGAGGAAGAACAAGACCAACATGAACTATGACAAGCTGAGCCGCGCCCTGCGTTACTACTATGACAAG aACATCATCAAGAAGGTGATTGGCCAGAAGTTTGTGTACAAATTTGTGTCCTTTCCAGAGATCCTGAAGATGGACCCCGCGACAGTGGAGATGGGTGTGCGGGGGTGTGATGAGACTGGTGGGGCCCtgtcagagggggagggggatgaggaggggatgaggggcgGCCCCCCAGGGAGGAACGAGTACCTCCACTCAGGACTCTACTCCTCCTTTACTGTCAGCTCCCTCCAGCATCCCCAGGACCTCCTCCGCCCCCCTGATCTGCTCCGGCCAATCAAGGTGGAGCCTCGACATGATCACCATGATGACAGTGGCACAGTGATTCGCTTTGTTCAGAACCGCAGCCATAAGGACGGGGCACTGCCGGTGGTGTCGCTGCCTTCATCCCCACCACCTTCCTCAAACGAGGGCTATTATTTGTCCAAACCTTCCCCAAGGCTAGCCTACTCCtcgtcctgctcctcctccccatcACACAGCCCCACCCACACACTCTGGAGGGCACGGAGCCCCGCCCGTGAGACTGATGAATCAGAGCAGAGTGCTCAACCCCTTAACCTATCATCTGGTCACAGAGACCGTGGCCAGGTCACACCCACGCCAGAGAAGAGGGGCTTAGCCAATAGCGTCCCGCCAAAAACCAGGAAGCCAAAAGGCCTGGAGATATCTGCACCCTCCCTGCTCCTGACAGCCAATGACATCGGATCTATCGCCCTCAACAGTCCTGCGCTGCCCTCTGGGTCCCTAACACCAGCCTTCTTCACTGCACAG ACTCCCTCAGGTCTCATCCTCACCCCCAGTCCCCTGCTGTCCAGTATCCATTTCTGGAGCAGTCTGAGTCCTGGAGGATCCCTGAGCCCCGCTCGCCTGCAGGGCCATGGACCCCTGTtccag
- the LOC109910361 gene encoding ETS domain-containing protein Elk-3-like isoform X1 yields MESAITLWQFLLQLLLDQSHKHLICWTSDDGEFKLLKSEEVAKLWGLRKNKTNMNYDKLSRALRYYYDKNIIKKVIGQKFVYKFVSFPEILKMDPATVEMGVRGCDETGGALSEGEGDEEGMRGGPPGRNEYLHSGLYSSFTVSSLQHPQDLLRPPDLLRPIKVEPRHDHHDDSGTVIRFVQNRSHKDGALPVVSLPSSPPPSSNEGYYLSKPSPRLAYSSSCSSSPSHSPTHTLWRARSPARETDESEQSAQPLNLSSGHRDRGQVTPTPEKRGLANSVPPKTRKPKGLEISAPSLLLTANDIGSIALNSPALPSGSLTPAFFTAQTPSGLILTPSPLLSSIHFWSSLSPGGSLSPARLQGHGPLFQFPTLLNGPIPVPLSSLDTSSPLLLSHSPHKS; encoded by the exons atggAGAGTGCCATCACGTTGTGGCAGTTCCTGCTGCAGCTGTTATTGGACCAGAGCCACAAGCACCTGATCTGCTGGACGTCTGACGACGGGGAGTTTAAACTGCTCAAGTCCGAAGAGGTGGCCAAGCTGTGGGGCCTGAGGAAGAACAAGACCAACATGAACTATGACAAGCTGAGCCGCGCCCTGCGTTACTACTATGACAAG aACATCATCAAGAAGGTGATTGGCCAGAAGTTTGTGTACAAATTTGTGTCCTTTCCAGAGATCCTGAAGATGGACCCCGCGACAGTGGAGATGGGTGTGCGGGGGTGTGATGAGACTGGTGGGGCCCtgtcagagggggagggggatgaggaggggatgaggggcgGCCCCCCAGGGAGGAACGAGTACCTCCACTCAGGACTCTACTCCTCCTTTACTGTCAGCTCCCTCCAGCATCCCCAGGACCTCCTCCGCCCCCCTGATCTGCTCCGGCCAATCAAGGTGGAGCCTCGACATGATCACCATGATGACAGTGGCACAGTGATTCGCTTTGTTCAGAACCGCAGCCATAAGGACGGGGCACTGCCGGTGGTGTCGCTGCCTTCATCCCCACCACCTTCCTCAAACGAGGGCTATTATTTGTCCAAACCTTCCCCAAGGCTAGCCTACTCCtcgtcctgctcctcctccccatcACACAGCCCCACCCACACACTCTGGAGGGCACGGAGCCCCGCCCGTGAGACTGATGAATCAGAGCAGAGTGCTCAACCCCTTAACCTATCATCTGGTCACAGAGACCGTGGCCAGGTCACACCCACGCCAGAGAAGAGGGGCTTAGCCAATAGCGTCCCGCCAAAAACCAGGAAGCCAAAAGGCCTGGAGATATCTGCACCCTCCCTGCTCCTGACAGCCAATGACATCGGATCTATCGCCCTCAACAGTCCTGCGCTGCCCTCTGGGTCCCTAACACCAGCCTTCTTCACTGCACAG ACTCCCTCAGGTCTCATCCTCACCCCCAGTCCCCTGCTGTCCAGTATCCATTTCTGGAGCAGTCTGAGTCCTGGAGGATCCCTGAGCCCCGCTCGCCTGCAGGGCCATGGACCCCTGTtccag